The Lampris incognitus isolate fLamInc1 chromosome 7, fLamInc1.hap2, whole genome shotgun sequence genome window below encodes:
- the LOC130115584 gene encoding non-histone chromosomal protein HMG-14A-like encodes MAKRNKANDNAEVEPKRRSIRLSNKSQPEPKAKPQKAAPKPKKAKDVEKAKPEEKKEEVETEKEEAAPENGEAKEEAEKEAPASDTADEKGDETEAKDEATE; translated from the exons ATGGCGAAAAGAAACAAA GCTAATGATAATGCTGAAGTGGAG CCCAAGAGACGATCCATCCGGTTGTCCAAC AAATCACAGCCAGAGCCCAAGGCGAAG CCACAGAAGGCTGCTCCTAAGCCCAAAAAGGCTAAGGATGTAGAAAAGGCCAAGCcagaggagaagaaagaagaagtggagactGAGAAGGAAGAGGCAGCACCAGAAAACGGAGAGGCCAAGGAAGAAGCTGAGAAG GAGGCGCCAGCTTCAGATACGGCGGATGAAAAGGGAGACGAGACTGAGGCAAAGGATGAAGCAACAGAGTAG